The following proteins are encoded in a genomic region of Mycolicibacterium confluentis:
- a CDS encoding CYTH and CHAD domain-containing protein, whose protein sequence is MAKRKSEPTRHIEVELKFDAENAEVAPSFDGLSSVTHVEFAPTQHLDAVYFDTADHDLARHRITLRRRTGGEDAGWHLKLPAGPDARTEVRLPLGDESAEVPEQLRDVVLAVVRDRPLGPVARIATTRGVQLLRSADGAVLAEFCDDQVVATAGDVEQRWREWELELVESDDRELLDRLSRRLLDAGATPAGHGSKLARVLDAASPPPEPVESDDPIHRAVTELIGELITWDRAVRSDTDDAVHQMRVTTRKLRSLLKEDSDPDEWILDELRQLAALLGVARDAEVLAQKYDDALNDLPADLVRGPVRERLVDGARKRYETGLRRAIAAMRTPRYFRLLDALEQVVTTPPSGGEAASLDSAYKRVRKAAKTAKAQADSPDRDEALHRIRKGAKRLRYTAAATGERKVSEAAKTIQSLLGDHQDATVSRTHLLAQAEAAHLADEDTFTYGVLHQREEELAQRCRDQLDSALKALRKAMK, encoded by the coding sequence GTGGCTAAGCGGAAGTCGGAACCCACCAGGCACATCGAGGTCGAGCTCAAGTTCGACGCCGAGAACGCCGAAGTCGCACCGTCCTTCGACGGGTTGAGTTCGGTCACCCATGTGGAGTTCGCGCCGACGCAGCACCTCGACGCGGTGTACTTCGACACCGCCGACCACGACCTCGCGCGGCACCGCATCACGTTGCGCAGGCGCACCGGCGGCGAGGACGCGGGCTGGCACCTCAAGCTGCCCGCCGGACCGGACGCGCGCACCGAGGTGCGTCTGCCACTGGGCGACGAGTCGGCCGAGGTGCCCGAGCAGTTGCGCGATGTGGTGCTCGCGGTGGTCCGCGATCGGCCCCTGGGACCGGTTGCACGGATCGCGACCACGCGCGGCGTCCAACTGCTCCGCAGCGCCGACGGCGCGGTGCTCGCGGAGTTCTGCGACGACCAGGTGGTGGCGACCGCCGGCGACGTCGAGCAGCGGTGGCGGGAGTGGGAGCTGGAACTGGTCGAGTCCGACGACCGCGAACTGCTGGACCGGCTCAGCCGACGGCTTCTCGACGCGGGCGCGACACCGGCTGGTCACGGCTCGAAACTGGCTCGGGTGCTCGACGCGGCCAGTCCCCCACCAGAGCCCGTCGAGTCCGACGATCCCATCCACCGCGCGGTGACCGAGCTGATCGGTGAGCTGATCACCTGGGATCGCGCGGTGCGCTCGGACACCGACGACGCCGTCCACCAGATGCGGGTCACCACGCGCAAACTGCGCAGCCTGCTCAAGGAGGACTCGGACCCCGACGAGTGGATTCTCGACGAACTGCGTCAGCTCGCCGCACTTCTCGGGGTGGCCCGCGACGCCGAGGTGCTCGCCCAGAAGTACGACGACGCGCTCAACGACCTGCCTGCCGACCTCGTCCGGGGCCCGGTCCGGGAGCGCCTCGTCGACGGTGCCCGGAAACGCTACGAGACCGGGCTGCGACGCGCCATTGCGGCGATGCGCACACCGCGCTACTTCCGGCTTCTCGACGCGCTGGAACAGGTCGTCACCACACCGCCGTCCGGGGGCGAGGCCGCGAGCCTGGACTCGGCGTACAAACGCGTACGCAAGGCCGCCAAAACCGCCAAGGCCCAGGCGGACTCCCCCGATCGCGATGAGGCCCTGCACCGGATCCGCAAGGGCGCCAAGCGGTTGCGGTACACCGCCGCCGCCACCGGGGAGCGCAAGGTGTCGGAGGCCGCCAAGACCATCCAGAGCCTGCTCGGCGACCACCAGGACGCCACCGTGAGCCGCACCCACCTGCTGGCCCAGGCCGAGGCCGCGCACCTCGCGGACGAGGACACCTTCACCTACGGCGTGCTGCACCAGCGCGAGGAGGAACTCGCGCAGCGCTGCCGCGACCAACTCGACTCCGCGCTGAAGGCGCTGCGGAAGGCGATGAAGTAG
- a CDS encoding 5-oxoprolinase/urea amidolyase family protein: MTTVEIVAPGLLTTVQDWPGRTGYWHVGVPPSGPMDDLSFRIGNRVLGNPEGAAGLECTKGGLAVGFPTGGRVCVAGAPVPVTVDDVPTPQWRSVTVPAGGVLRVGLVSGPGMRCYVLIAGGLVEPEYLGSTATFTLGAFGGHDGRALAPGDVLTAGADPGPHIERPGREARAAIEEQPSIGHRWELAVTEGPHGAPEFFTRTDIDTLFGTDYRVHFNSDRTGIRLEGPSPQWARTDGGEAGLHPSNIHDNAYCVGALDFTGDTPILLGPDGPSLGGFVCPVTVVSGDRWKLGQMAPGDTVRFVAVRAERAPSLRTLDVGRRASFPLVLSSSGDNDDGVLERFTSADGTEVTLRRSGDAAVLVEYGPMALDLAMRARVHVLDERLSALGAPGVTERTPGVRSLQVQFDPATVSAVEVTEVVARLDADLPPSEELVVPSRTVRLPLSWDDPATHEAIQRYVHGVRADAPWCPDNIEFIRRVNGLADTGEVYDTVFAAQYLVLGLGDVYLGAPVATPLDPRHRLVTTKYNPARTWTPENAVGIGGAYLCIYGMEGPGGYQFVGRTTQVWNHRHPHSSDSFEPGTPWLLRCFDRISFHPVSAEELLDLRADMAAGRGRVEMTDGEFSLAQYQQFLADNAESIAAFGSHQAAAFNAERQAWAQAGEFRGQRAS; this comes from the coding sequence ATGACCACGGTCGAGATCGTGGCGCCCGGACTGCTCACCACGGTCCAGGACTGGCCGGGCCGCACGGGGTACTGGCACGTCGGCGTCCCCCCGTCGGGGCCGATGGATGATCTCTCCTTCCGCATCGGCAACCGGGTGCTCGGCAATCCGGAGGGCGCCGCGGGCCTGGAATGCACCAAAGGCGGCCTGGCCGTGGGCTTCCCCACCGGCGGCCGGGTCTGCGTCGCGGGCGCACCGGTGCCCGTCACCGTCGACGACGTTCCCACCCCGCAGTGGCGTTCGGTCACCGTGCCGGCCGGCGGCGTCCTGCGGGTCGGCCTGGTGTCCGGTCCGGGCATGCGCTGCTATGTGCTGATCGCCGGAGGGCTCGTCGAGCCCGAGTACCTGGGCAGCACAGCCACATTCACGTTGGGCGCCTTCGGTGGTCATGACGGCCGCGCGCTGGCGCCGGGAGATGTGCTGACTGCCGGCGCCGATCCGGGCCCACACATCGAGCGCCCCGGACGTGAGGCCCGCGCGGCGATCGAGGAGCAGCCCAGCATCGGCCATCGCTGGGAACTGGCGGTCACCGAGGGCCCGCACGGTGCGCCCGAGTTCTTCACCCGAACCGACATCGACACACTGTTCGGCACCGACTACCGCGTGCACTTCAACTCCGACCGCACCGGGATCCGCCTCGAGGGCCCCAGCCCGCAGTGGGCCCGCACCGACGGCGGTGAAGCAGGCCTGCATCCGTCGAACATTCACGACAACGCCTACTGCGTTGGCGCACTGGACTTCACCGGCGACACCCCAATCCTGCTCGGTCCCGACGGGCCTAGCCTGGGCGGTTTCGTCTGCCCCGTCACCGTCGTCAGCGGCGACCGGTGGAAGCTGGGCCAGATGGCGCCGGGCGACACGGTGCGGTTCGTCGCGGTACGCGCCGAGCGGGCCCCGTCGCTGCGCACCCTGGATGTCGGCAGACGGGCGTCGTTCCCTCTGGTGCTGTCGAGTTCCGGGGACAACGACGACGGTGTGCTCGAAAGGTTCACCTCCGCTGACGGCACCGAGGTCACGCTGCGACGCAGTGGTGATGCGGCTGTGCTGGTCGAATATGGGCCCATGGCACTGGATCTGGCGATGCGGGCCCGCGTGCACGTTCTCGACGAGCGGTTGAGCGCGCTGGGGGCGCCCGGGGTCACCGAGCGGACGCCCGGTGTCCGATCCCTGCAGGTGCAGTTCGACCCCGCGACCGTGTCGGCCGTCGAGGTGACGGAGGTGGTCGCCCGCCTCGACGCGGACCTGCCGCCCTCGGAGGAACTCGTCGTCCCCAGTCGCACCGTCCGATTGCCGCTGTCGTGGGACGATCCCGCCACGCACGAGGCCATCCAGCGCTACGTGCACGGCGTGCGCGCCGATGCCCCGTGGTGCCCCGACAACATCGAGTTCATCAGGCGCGTCAACGGTCTGGCCGACACCGGCGAGGTCTACGACACGGTGTTCGCGGCGCAGTACCTGGTGCTCGGCCTGGGCGATGTGTACCTGGGCGCGCCGGTGGCCACTCCCCTGGATCCGCGCCACCGCCTGGTCACCACCAAGTACAACCCGGCGCGGACCTGGACACCCGAGAACGCCGTCGGCATCGGCGGCGCCTACCTGTGCATCTACGGCATGGAGGGCCCCGGCGGCTACCAGTTCGTCGGCCGCACCACACAGGTGTGGAACCACCGCCATCCGCACTCGTCGGACTCGTTCGAACCGGGCACGCCGTGGCTGCTGCGCTGTTTCGACCGGATCAGCTTTCACCCCGTCAGCGCCGAGGAACTGCTCGACCTGCGCGCCGACATGGCCGCCGGGCGGGGTCGGGTCGAGATGACGGACGGGGAGTTCTCGCTGGCGCAGTATCAACAGTTCCTCGCCGACAACGCCGAATCGATCGCGGCCTTCGGCTCGCACCAGGCCGCGGCGTTCAACGCCGAACGGCAGGCCTGGGCGCAGGCGGGAGAGTTCCGAGGACAGCGGGCAAGCTAG
- a CDS encoding urea amidolyase associated protein UAAP2 produces MMTVVLDQTVAARAPWSAILRAGQRLQIIDLHGNQAVDTLFYGIGAGDRPDSALRYCAQATVAAQRNIFLTTGSVLRAGDGTALVRIVADEVGNHDTIAGACSKESNTLRYGHHTVHQHACAENFLAEAIRWGMSKRDLVSNVNFFMNVPVEPDGTLGIVDGLSAPGKSLTLQAEIDTLVLVSNCPQINNPCNGFDPTPVQMVITES; encoded by the coding sequence ATGATGACCGTCGTACTCGACCAGACCGTGGCGGCACGGGCGCCGTGGTCAGCGATCCTGCGGGCCGGACAGCGCCTGCAGATCATCGACCTGCACGGCAACCAGGCCGTCGACACGCTGTTCTACGGCATCGGCGCGGGTGACCGTCCCGATTCAGCGCTGAGGTACTGCGCTCAGGCCACTGTCGCCGCGCAGCGCAACATCTTTCTGACCACCGGATCTGTGCTGCGCGCGGGCGACGGGACGGCGTTGGTGCGCATCGTGGCCGACGAGGTCGGCAATCACGACACCATCGCGGGCGCGTGTTCCAAGGAGTCCAACACGCTGCGGTACGGCCACCACACCGTGCACCAGCACGCCTGCGCCGAGAACTTCCTGGCCGAGGCGATCCGGTGGGGCATGAGCAAGCGGGACCTGGTGTCCAACGTCAACTTCTTCATGAACGTCCCGGTCGAACCCGACGGCACCCTCGGCATCGTCGACGGGTTGTCCGCACCCGGCAAATCGCTCACCCTGCAGGCCGAGATCGACACGCTCGTGCTGGTCTCCAACTGCCCGCAGATCAACAACCCGTGCAACGGCTTTGACCCCACGCCGGTGCAGATGGTGATCACAGAATCATGA